The sequence GAGGTAAGAGGGCTCAGGACCCCCCACTCAGGCCTGACTCCCTCCCAATGCTCAGGAGACACTAACAGCCAGACTCTTTCTAGATCCATTTCCCTCTTAGAAACTCAGGAGTAACCTCATTAAATACCCTCCCCAGCCAGATGGCTGCCAATGTCACTCACCCTTATTTACTGGGTGGACAGATGTCAATCTAATCTCAAGCTGGTAGCATTCCCCTTGGCTGGTGTCCCAGCACTTTCCTGGGCCATTTCCCCCCTTCCTTCACACTTTTCCAACAGGGTGCAGGCAAAGAATATGGGAAACAAACAAAGGTAAGTGTTCAATTAAGGTGAATGTAGTCAGGAATCACACAAAGTACTCCAAAAGTTAAGTGGTGGTGATGTTGAACAGTGTTTGTAGCAGCTATGCCCAAGTGTCCTGTTCTTTTGTATGAAAAGTCAAGGACCGTTCAGTGCACTCTCACTTGTTGGGTGCCTGTTTGtgagtgtggctgtgtgccaGGCTTTCAGAACAGGGAGCAGGGCACTGCAACCTCAGAACATGCCTTCCACGCCCAAGACCAGGCATTACAGACATTTATCAAATTAGGTGAGAGTGTTCCAGAGGCTCAGAGATCCTGGCCCTTccaggaacaggagagaaagcctcTTCCTATATCAACTCTCATGGGTACTTCCCACCAGATTCAGCCTGGAGAGAATAAGCTTGTAGGTGCTCACCCACTGGGTGCACAACTATGCCCTGTCCCCACCATGATCTGGGTGTTCCCCCAAGTTATTTCTTCTGCCAGCCTGCTGCTCATAGAGGTGatttctgtcccctcactcccaccccacacAACCCTACCTTTGCCTAAATTCAGGGTGGGGGCAGCGAGGCACAGAATGAGGGATGGACATCCTTCAGAATGGagcattttagagctggaagggacccaAGGGATTGTCCAGCTCAGCACGCTCATTTTCAGATAAAATGTGCCCAAGGGTGGCGAGTGTCCTGTCTGAAGCTGTGTAGCCTGTCGGTAAGGGACTGAACAGGGGGCTGCTCAGCACATCAAGAAATCAAGCAAAAAGTCTCCTCAGATCCCTTTTCACCACCTGCCAGAGTTGACTCTTCAACTTCTGCATTTGGGGATGCATGTCAGTATAAACAGTGCCAGATGTTCAGTTCTGTGCTAGCATCCCTGGACCATGATGGCATCTCTGGTTTGTGCTGTCATATCTGGGTCGCACTGCATGGTCCTCGGACCGTGCTGATGCTTTGGTGCTGCCAACCATTAGCATTAGTGTGCACTGAAGACACAAACATATTTGAATACAAGGAAGTCAAAATTAGAACCCACAATCCTAACCATCCCCTAACCATCGATGTACATGAGGCATTTAGCCTAACTCTCAATATACCTTtggtgcccttttttttttttttttttgcggtacgtggacctctcactgttgtagcctcttcctttgcggagcacaggctctggacgcgcaggctcagcagccatggctcacgggcccagccactcggcggcatgtgggatcttcccggactggggcacgaacccgtgtcccctacatcggcaggcggactctcaaccactgcgccaccagggaagccccttggtgcCCTTTCTTAAAGACATTTGTTGTCCCATCAGAAACCCTGATGAGGGATAACCACACACACATAGAGCCTGGATAAAATTAAGATACCTCCtccaacacatacacaaaatagaACCCAGCAACTGGATATTCGTGTCTAGGGATTCTGTTCAAATAGCCTGTTTGTGTGCTGAGGACACTGGAAACAGCATCGCTTCCACATCGCTGCTTCCGTTCTGTCAGCTCCTCTGTGTGCTCCATCCTGTGCTCCCCTACTGGGACAGCCTCCGtttccatctccctccccactTTACTCTCCTCCCTTTGGCAAATGCTGCAACTGCTCTTCAAACTGACCATGGATCAATGGAGTTTTTATCCCCTAGGCAGGTGTTTTAATCATGTTTTTTATCTTCTGTATTTTACTTTGATATTTTAGGGGTCTTGCTAATCCTGGAGAGGCTGCCCCTCCCAGGGTTAGCTAATTCCTAGGGACAGTAAACAACTTGCCTGCCATCATGCCTTTCagatgcaaaccaaccaatccagagaCCATCCCTCCAATCACCTCCTTTATCTAATGCTCACATGCGAGGCCAATATTCCCCATTCCAGGCCCAGGCAGTGACAACCAGAGACACCCTGAATTTATTCAAACTGGGCAATCCTACACTTCTCAAACATGCCTACCCTGCTTTGCCCATTCCTTTGTTGGAAAGCGCAACGAAGGCTCTGGGCCATGTTCTATCTTCagtccttctgcctcctgactgaccctTGTGCTTCCCATGTGCGATGTGAcatgccccctcctcttgggaatTGTAAGTGATAGACTTCTTTCAAAGGCAGTTGTCTCTATGTCTGTCAGCTTCCGTACCTGATCAAAACAAAAATCTTGTGTGCATGGTCAAGATAGCTGAGAACCCCTCCAACTTGCTTTCCCTGACCTTGGAAATATACTCCAGACACCTGGTGATGTGGACCTTGGGAACCCCTGCTTAATGTCTGTGCCCATCCCCCTGTGTCTCCTTCTGGCCTTGTGATCTGACGGATTCATGGAACCACCACTTGAAATATTCGGTGCAGCCGGTGTTTTTGGGCTGTAGTAGGCACAGACCTCCCCACGACTCCAGACAAGAGGACGAGCATGGAAATCCACATCATCTTCCCTGTAAATCAGCCCAATCCTCTAGGATTCCCTTTTAGGGCCAAGAGGATTTTCTTAGGAAAAGCACCGATTCAGGCAAACGTCCCAGAGTCGGGAGAACACGGCTTTCTTCTCCCTGTAAATAACTCCCCACCAAAGAAATCACTCCCTGAGTTGCCAGCTGAGGGAGACATAAATCCTTTGCAGGAGAAGGCAATTTACGGAGCATTCGCTGACTCTTCCCATAGTAACTGATCGAAATAGAAGGTGCAGACGTCAGGCTCGGCACTTAACATCCTTCACTTGCCATGGAAATCGGCGCTTGGAAGGATGAGACTTGAGACAGATCAAAGGGGGTAATTTCAGATCACCAGGGCATGCAATGAGATGGCCCGGACTCCCCTATTCAGCTGGGTATCCTGACTTTCATTTTACTGCATCCCCCTAGCTCGTTCTTGGGATGAGTTGTCTTGGCATAGGCTGGGAGCTCCTCACGCAGAGAGCGGACTGCAGCTGAGGTGGGATGTGTGTTTGAAGGTGAACTGCGTCATGGTGGGCAGACAAGTGTGTTTCCTGTTGGTGGCTCCCAGGGCTCAGGCAGCCACACTCCCATGGGGGACCCCTCTCCTTCAGCACCACAGATCTCCATGGCGGGCAGATTCTGTCTCCAGCCACAGCCAGGTGGATGCCTTCGTCTGATTGGTAACATGTGCCCTGTGTCTGTCCTTCCAGGGGCTCCCGTACAAACACCTGATCACCCACCACCAGGAGCCCTCGCGCCACCATCTGATCAGCACGTACGACGACCATTACAACCGGCATAACTATAACCCAAGCTTGCCCCAGCTCCGCACGTGGGATAGACATAGGTTGCTGTGGCTCCCGGAGAAAGCTGACTTCCCCCTTCCCGGTATTTTTATAATTCGGGATCGCCTCCTTTATTGGGCTCTAAAGGGTTCATAGCTGCATAGGGCTGAGGTGTGCCCACCTGGTGCGGAAGAACCTCACAGGTGACTCAGACTCCAGAAAAGCATTAGAATGAGAAGATAGGGAAAGAGTCCTATTTACCTCCAGGCCACCTGCCCTCTCCCTGTGTTGCTGGATGATGTTGCTGTGGGATGAAACTGTCACCTGCAGCACCATGTTTACCTGGAGCACAGGTGGTGGGGCGCAGCGTCACTGCACACTCAGATCCATCATCCATTTCATAAATACTACTGAGTAATCCCCAGGTACCATGACCTATTGTAGcatctggggacacagcagtgacagATAGGGAGGAagtcctgccctcagggaattGACACCCCCATGAGGAGACACAGAAGACATCATTAATGAATAAGATAACGTAAGATCCAGTGCACTGCACCGGGATATGtggtatgaagaaaagaaaacggGTAGCGGAGAGAAAGTGAGGCCGGTATATTGATTCTCGTTGGGATGGGATGAAAAAGGACGGTCTTTCTGGAGGAAATAACTGAACTGAGAAGGAGGGAGCTGTGCAGGAATTGGAGGGAAGGACATCCCAGGGGAGGCAAGAGCGAGTGACAAATCTGCTAAGCAGGGGTAGAGGAAGGCCAGGTAGGGGCTCACAGGCCACAATAAGGAGTGTGGACTTTGTCCTTCCCTCAGTAACAAGACTTTGCACAGATTTACCAGGAAAGTGCCTTGATCTGACTTACGTTTCAAGCTGCCCCTATCCTTTGCACTTATCTTTTTGTGGAGAGTGAGCGCTTGTCACAACGCATTACTTTGCAAGGGTTTCTCTCAAGGTCACTCTCGCAAGCTCGCGCTGCTTCCTTCCCTACTGGGGTGGGGCAGTTATTATCCAGGAACTGATGGGGCCACACTTTCAATCAGGTCATGGGGCTGAATTTTCCAAGGCTTCTCACAGTGTCTGGTCCCTCCTAGGTACACAGGGAGCAGGCCACACCCTGAGGCTCTCGGGGGGTTGGCAGGACCACCACCCTCCTGCaagcctccttctcccctctggtGCACGGCCAGCCTAGCTCCCTGGTACGGCAGCCTGGGAGAACCTGCAGGGTCCAACCAACCATTCTCCTGTCCCATCAACACTAGCCTCCTCCTCTAAGCCCTGTTCACCCAGACTCTGGTTTGCCTTGCAGCCCCCCCTACAAACTACGGACTCTATGAGCAGTTGAAGCAGAGATGGCTCCCATCACCCGAGGCCACCCAGAGGGAGAGCATTTACACTTCTTCCTACCCCAGACCACCTTCTGGTGCTACGTCTCAGCGGGAGCATGCGATTCCGGGGCCTCCCCATCGCCTGCAGCCTGTCCCACACTCCTGAGAACTGCCACCCCATCACAGCACAGGTGGAATCACGTGGAGACCCACCACACCGTCGGACCTGCCAGACAGCAGGCGGCTGCACATACTTCCAGAATTTTAAATCAAGCCGATCTGAGCGGCCCTTGGAATCATGGTCTGTGTTTTATACTTTCTACCCCTCCTCCAAACCCACAGGTCCTTTCTTTTCCAGCCCACAAATAAAGCCCTTTGACACAAGGAGTGTCATGTATGTGCAGAAGACAGACTTGAAAGTCAAGAGTAACTGGAAGAACCCATAAGTTCCCATATTTCAcacaaggggaaactgaggcccagagaggtaacaTGACTCCAAGTTCTCACAACTTGGTACATATCCTCCaggaatgtttgttgaatgaatgagtgatatGATGAATGCGGAATAGAGGAAGGGTGGGTAGAAGACATAAGAGATAGCTGGCATGGAGCCAGCTGGCCTCCTCACGCCTCCTGCACCATCCATTCACCCCACAAACATGGGGGCCTGAGCCATGGTCAAGGCAGCCTCTGGCCTCACAGCCTTCTGTCCAGCAGGAAAGGGATGTGAATGCATCCCTTTCCTGCATTCAGGAGAGGGTGACGTTGGGGGACAGGCTTACAGAAGTGAGGACCTTGGGGGCCAGTAGGTCATAAGGGAGATCACTGGGGTTGTGCTGAACTAAAGGGGTGCATGAGAGCAGTAATGGGGGCATGGAGACATGAGCTAGTGagcgagggcttccctgaggaggggACATTTAGGCTGAGACTAGAAGCTGAGCTGGATGAGCCAGGTGCAGggacaggtgggagggaggacaggGTGGCTCAGGCTGCAGGAATGGCATATGTGAGTCTTCGAGTTGGGAAGGAGCTCGGCAGGTTTGTTAAAGGTCCAGAAAGGTGGTGTACTAgttcttattgctgctgtaacaaattccaCAAACTCACTGTCCTAAAGTAACACAAGTTTATTCCCTTAGCTTTAGAGGTGAGAAGTTCACAGCGAATTCTCGGGGCTGGGTTCCCTGTAGGGGTCAattctttccttgccttttcccgCTACCAGGGGACacctacattccttggcttgtgtccCCTTCCTCCATTTCCAGACCCAGCAGTGTAgcatcttctttcctctctgtctccctctctaaGGATCCTTCTGATTATGTGAGGCTCACTGGATAACTCAGCGTCATCCCCCATCTCAAAATCCCTCAATCCATCTAATCCTTTCCAGGCAGTTGAGACGGTGGAGGGACAATGGttaggggtggaggtgggactgAGTGGATCCCAGAGCCCATGGATGTCCATACGTGGTCAGCGTTCCATgaccttacacacacacacacacacacacacacacacacacacacagagtctaaAAAGTGGCTGTTAACACTGTAGTGACCAGAAGAATCtgtgggttgtgtgtgtgtttggttgtGGCAGGTGGAGGAGGGGACGGGGAACAAACATTCAGGTCATAGCAACCCATCACCGTAAAGAGAACAAGACCCCAGTGGACCAATCAGCATTCCAGCGGCCCTCCTCCTCTGGAGGCCACCCTCAAGCCTCCTGTAAACTGCCAAGGCTATGGGGACTCCTGTGTCTTTCCACCTCTGTGGGTCTCCAACCCGACTGCTCTGTCCAGGCCAGGATGCCGGCTGTGCTCTCTCCCTTCTTGCTCCTTTGTCCACTGACAACATTATCTCCAGGCACCCATGACAGTGGGTGTGAGACTCTTAATCAGATCATGGAAATCTTTCAAAGGATCCCGTCTTCATTCCAACTCCCACGTGACCTGCCtctgctctccctgcccagcatcaGTGACTTTCACCTGTTCCCAAGTTGGCCACACTTTTCACTAAATCAGCGTTTGCACAGTCTACCCAGTGCCCCAACACAGTCCCCTCAACTGAAAACGTTCTTTGTTTGAGCAAAATTTATTCAGCCTCCTGAATCCTCTCCTGGGATTGTCTGTGTACTTCCTTGTAAAATCTAGTTTCAATAAGAACCATAGGTCAGTCCAGCAAGAATCCCCATGCTTGATATCTGATGACCCCAAAAATCTGATCAAATTTCCTCACTGCCCACTATTGGTATCAGATCATGCTGGGCTGCCTTTAGCAAGAAATCTGTTACATTGGTTCAGCCAGAATCCCTCCCAGACTTTATTAATTTACCAGCCAGTAACCCCCCTGCTTTTTGGATGTGAATCCCTATTCCTATCTGTTGAAGTTTGAATGAAGCCAAGTCACATGCTGGGGTATCTTTCCCTCTATTGTCATAGCCCTGAATAAAATTTGCCTTCACCATGTAAACCTGTGTCTCTCTCTGATTTCCTTCTGACACGTCTCGCTCAACAGATGACTGCTCAGGCAGGAAACTTCCTTCTGATTTTCCCACAAATGCCCACAAATCTGACAAGGACCAACTTGGAGTCTAGCCACTTTTGCTATTTTCCATATCAACCCTCGAGTTTTTTTCAGAGAATTAGTTTCAACTTCTCACTTTAAAACAATGGTCTTTTTGGACCTCATAGAAACTGCCACTCCATAGAAACATCCCCAGCTTAAACTCTGCACTTCCCGCATTTCCGCTAACATCATGTGAAGGCTCTCTGTCAGTCCTTTGCAACATGTAGGTTGTCTGACAATTTGAGGGGTCCTTCTGATCCTGTCACCTAATTATTCACTGCACAGAAATGGGAAGATTCCTCTACCTGGAAGAAACCTTGATTCACCAGcctaaaaatggagaaaatagcaGCGATGTTTAGATTTTCTGTGAAGGTGATCTGAGGTAGTGAATAAAAAGTGTCCGCACCATTCTTACCCAGTTTTTGTTCAATAAACAGAGATGTTTATGATTATCAGTGATACTAATCTCACTCTACCGCAGGTCTTTAATAAAAGGGATGGTTGGCCTGGGAGTTAAAATGCCTATTGAGTAGAATCCAATTTAACCCTATTTTATGCAAAGGTCATTTATACCCATGGCAGAAATGTGGTGAAAGGAATCTTCCGGAATGTGACCCAGAGGGAAAACATCCTTAAAGAATCTTTGACTTGGTGGCCAGTGCTATATAAGAATTGTTTGGGCATCAAATaaatggggtgggagagaggcatggaaaatTCTTAGAGATAGAGGAAGGGTCTCCCTTTATTTGTGAACTTAAACTTCAAAAGAATCTCTGTGTGATGCAGCCCAGGTGGGAGTCATCCCTGAATGTGGTAGAACCTTAAACaccaaatagaagagaaaaaaatttctctatttatgaagagaaaagaattttatttctgtgcCTAATGGTGTCTCCTTGTTCAGAATCTGTCTTGAACTTAGCTAAGTTTGAGAAAACAGTAATTATCTAAATACATTTGCAAAGTGGCCAATGGGATTATGGTTCGGCTTCCAATAACCAGAAAAAAGTCTGGGGCTATTTGCCATCTGGAAAGTGTCTTCAGTgagaaaaaaacttaaagaaaacctCTCCTGGTAGCACCTGCCCCTGGATGACCGTGTTATTTGCTACTGACCCACGTTTATTTCTTCCCTGGCTCCAAGTTCCCAAAGAGCCCACAGTGCCCACCCTCAGTGGCTCTCAGTCTTGGAAATGTCTGATTCCAGGATTcacatctcttcctcttctcacatTCTTAGATTTAGTCTTTTCATGGTGTTTGCTGTGCTGATCCCAACTTTCTAGGAGGAAACACCCTCAAAGGTGACACTGTTTCCTCTGAGCCACTCTCTTTTACTTTCCAAATATCACCCAGAGAAATGTCTTTAAGTCTCCATCCTCCTTAGGAGAATAAGAACTCTTTATTTTCAATTGTTGCAGTCATTCAGTGGTCCCTTCAGGAATGCTCAGCTCCGAGAGGTGAAGCCCCCACCCTTACTTCTCACTGTGATCTTGACATGCCCACCTTCACAGAAGGCTCGGCTTAAGGCTGGAAAACCAGCCACATCCACAAATCTCTTCCCTTGCTCCCTGAATAGGCTCATCATCTCGTATCTTTGCTACATAACATCCAAGTGACAAGTTGATACAGAAACacgtttattttgtttactttgggAACAATACCACTGTCTTAATGAAGCTGTTTTAATTC comes from Delphinus delphis chromosome 1, mDelDel1.2, whole genome shotgun sequence and encodes:
- the CFAP107 gene encoding cilia- and flagella-associated protein 107; amino-acid sequence: MQFLTAVSPQSFSTPSWKIEAKYSTRVLTGNWLEERKMFTKATEKTPQTIYRKEYIPFPGHRPDQTSRWYSKRRVEGLPYKHLITHHQEPSRHHLISTYDDHYNRHNYNPSLPQLRTWDRHRLLWLPEKADFPLPAPPTNYGLYEQLKQRWLPSPEATQRESIYTSSYPRPPSGATSQREHAIPGPPHRLQPVPHS